The genomic segment ACGAAGCTCTGCACCAGCGCGACGTTGCCGAGCGCGTCCGACGCGCGCGCGGAGAGCTCGCTGTAATGCTCCTCGACCTCCATCTGCATGCCGAAGGTCTTGCGCACAACGAAGGTGGTCAGGCCAGTGAAGACGATGCAGAGCACGAACAAGAGGATCGCCAGCCGCCAGTTCAGGTAGAGCGACAGCGGCAGCAGCACCAGGACCGAAAGGATCGCGGCAAAATGCTCACGGAAGAAGCCGAGCCACAGCCGCCACAGCGCGTCCGTGCCGTTGAGCATGACCTTCATCAGCCGGCCGGAATGGGTGCCGGAGTGGAAGGTCAACGGCAGCTGCAGGATGTGCTCGAAATAATCGGTCAGCACCGCCTGGCGCTGGCGATGCGAGAGCCGGTCGGCCTGCAAGGCCACCAGCGCGCTGCAGACGATGGTGAACAGCCCGAACGCGACCCAGGCGGCCAGGAACGGCCAGGCCGAGCTCGAGCCGGCCACGGCCTTGCCCGAGAGCACGTCGACGATCCGGCCGAACAGCACCGGCTCGGCGAACTGCGATCCCGCCAGCAGGAGGTTGGCGACCGCGAGCACCCAGCCGAGCCGCGCCTCCTTGCCGAGCAGCTCGAGAACGCGGGTGTAGAGACGGAGAATGGACATGTGGGCGAGGGACTCGGCGACGAGGGAGCCCACATTCTAAGCAGGGACCGCCGCGAGATACAGCGCAAGCTTGCAGTTTTGCTCAGTTGATCAGCCGCTCTGCCAGCGGCGGCAGGAACTGGTCGTCGAAGACGTCGCGAAAAGCCGGCCGTTTGCGGAATTTGAAGTCCTGCGCGATCTGATCGATCGAGCGCTCCAGGCGCGCCGGATCGATGCCGCCAACGCCGTTGCGCTTGACCTCCTCGGTCAGGATGTTGTCGGCAAGGACGGCGCGCAGGCGCTCCAGCTCCAGATTGCGGTCGCCGTCGTCGATGCGGCTCGCGGCCTCCTCCGCCGCCCGCGCCGGCTCCCTGGCCGTCGCTTTGATGCCCGCGATCAAGGCGCGGACGAAGCCCTTCACCGCATCCGGCTTCAACGCGGCGAAGGCGGTGTTGGCCACCACGGCAAAGCCGTAGGCTTCGCAGCCGTAGTCGGCGTAGCGCAGCACGACGAGATCGGCTTCGGGCACGCCGCGATCGCGCAGGTTCACCGCCGAGAGGTAGCTGAAGCCGGCGACGGCATCGACCTGTCCTGCGGACAGGATCGGTTCGCGCACCGCGGCGCCGATCTTGTGGAATTTGACGTGCGATGCCTTGATGCCGTTCTGCTGCGCCAGTGCCGGCCACAGCCGCATCGATAGATCGCCGTCGGCAACGCCGACGGTCTTGCCGTCGAGATCGGGCAGGACGCGGACACCACGGCTCCTGCGCGCGACGATCGCGTAAGGCGCGCGGTCGAAC from the Bradyrhizobium sp. WBAH42 genome contains:
- a CDS encoding ABC transporter substrate-binding protein, which gives rise to MSGFKTIALQCLLALAISFAALSVRKAIAAESGAPSTAIHFTFDRPIDASMAPFFLAAKDGRFGAEHLNVSFNSASGSPEALARIAKGDSELALVDINELIRFRDKDDAPPVKAVFVLFDRAPYAIVARRSRGVRVLPDLDGKTVGVADGDLSMRLWPALAQQNGIKASHVKFHKIGAAVREPILSAGQVDAVAGFSYLSAVNLRDRGVPEADLVVLRYADYGCEAYGFAVVANTAFAALKPDAVKGFVRALIAGIKATAREPARAAEEAASRIDDGDRNLELERLRAVLADNILTEEVKRNGVGGIDPARLERSIDQIAQDFKFRKRPAFRDVFDDQFLPPLAERLIN